TCGACACCTCCCTCTCGCTGGATGAGTTCCTTGGTCGGTACACTAGCGAGGATAACGAGAGCTTCTCCAAGATCATGGAGAAGGTCAATCGCAAGAGGAAAGAGAAATATGCCCATCTGTTGGAGGGCGAGAAGGAGACGCCGATTAAAACCCTAGAAGACGTGAAGAAGGACCGGATCACCGATGGATATGGAACCTCCGGGCAGCCGGTTAGCACCTTGGATGGTTGGAAGTACACGGCGAAGAATCTCCTCATGTATGATCCGGCGGACGGGGGGGAGGTGCCACTGACCGAGGAGGAGCAGGCCGAGCGGCTCAAGGGCCTCACCAAGGAGATCAACCGTTCCAACACCCGGTTTCACGGCAAATCAGCATCCGAATCAAGGCCCACGAAGGACGAGGAGTCTGTCGCAATTCTCTACACCCCGGTCGCTGGTACCACTCCGACTGGGGCTGCTTGGCCTTTCGCTGATCGGGAGGCTGAGAGGTCTAAAAAGTATGACTTGGAGGATTTGAGGAAAACACCGAACCCCTTCTTTGAGGAATCAACCAAGAAAGGAGAGAATGGCTACAGCTTTGTCAGGACTCCGTCCCCTGCACCAGGTGTTGATGAATCCCCATTCATGACATGGGGAGAGATAGAGGGCACACCTCTGAGATTAGACCTCGAGGAGATGCCCGCCGGCATAGGTGGAAGCAGTGATGGGCCTCACTTTTGGATCCCTTTGCCTTCATCTCGGGATGTGAAAGCTCATTCTTTGGCGAGGGAAGCTGC
The window above is part of the Musa acuminata AAA Group cultivar baxijiao chromosome BXJ2-6, Cavendish_Baxijiao_AAA, whole genome shotgun sequence genome. Proteins encoded here:
- the LOC135614819 gene encoding uncharacterized protein LOC135614819, which translates into the protein MLLSPGHSPRQISTPPSSSSLAARTPSTADGAPSSSSEVAAGNPRKRRAAVLDEDTYVAAIERIVERDFFPDIPRLRDRLDWLEAVRSGDPVLIRDAQLKILERRAAAGEPGAATASARRSRTRTPGSSFFPSATPFGSTPSIPPAGDGPSGPATHDDPLADVDTSLSLDEFLGRYTSEDNESFSKIMEKVNRKRKEKYAHLLEGEKETPIKTLEDVKKDRITDGYGTSGQPVSTLDGWKYTAKNLLMYDPADGGEVPLTEEEQAERLKGLTKEINRSNTRFHGKSASESRPTKDEESVAILYTPVAGTTPTGAAWPFADREAERSKKYDLEDLRKTPNPFFEESTKKGENGYSFVRTPSPAPGVDESPFMTWGEIEGTPLRLDLEEMPAGIGGSSDGPHFWIPLPSSRDVKAHSLAREAARKVRERSKMFQKPPLPSPARGGSASPSVRTLSPAAQKFVRNAIAKSSRSVDETLRASYRGSSPFASTPKEKTRFSRDGSLGSRSPSTRQGSTPPW